The nucleotide window GATGACTGAAGAGACCATTCAGAGATTAGCCTATCATGATTCGCTGACTGGTTTACCGAATCGAAATCAATTTAGAAATCACCTGAACAAAGTGCTAAATCGAGCTTGTACGAATAAAATGCTGGCTGTACTATTTTTAGATTTGGACCGATTTAAAATTATTAATGATACAAAAGGACATACAGTTGGAGATAGAATTCTGCAAAATGTTGCGAACCGGTTAGAATTGGCCGTTCGTGAGGAAGGGTTTGTGTCAAGGCAAGGTGGAGACGAATTTATTATTTTACTTGATGAAACGGATAAAGAAAAAGCTGCAATAGTAGCCCAGCGTATTCTATATGAATTTTCTAAACCCTTGGAGGTAAATAACCAGGAATTTTTCGTTACACCTAGTATTGGAATCAGCCTCTATCCAACAGATGGAAAAGATGAGGAAACCTTAATAAAAAATGCAGACACAGCTATGTACCAGGCGAAAGAACGTGGGAAAAATAATTTCCAGTTCTATTCCTCTAATCTAAATGGCCAATCTGTCCGGAAGATGGAGCTTGAAAATGGGTTAAGAAAAGCGCTGGAAAATGATCAATTGACGCTTCATTATCAACCGCAGATGTCCTTGGTAACAGGGGAATTAGTGGGCATAGAAGCGTTAATTCGCTGGCAGCATCCCGAGCATGGGTTTATCGCACCTTCTGAATTTATTCCACTGGCGGAGGAAACAGGTCTGATTGTTCCAATCGGAAAATGGGTCTTGTGGAATGCTTGCCAACAAAGAAAGGCTTGGGAAAATGCTGGACTTTGTGATGTTCCAATAGCCGTCAATGTTTCGGTTCGTCAATTTGAGGATGACCATTTGATCGAATATATTTCAACCGTATTGGATGAAGTGGGCCTGAATGCAACCCAATTAGAATTGGAAATCACCGAAAGTATTATGCAAAACTTAGAGAATTCAACGATTATTCTAAA belongs to Neobacillus sp. OS1-2 and includes:
- a CDS encoding EAL domain-containing protein — its product is MTSKPDNFHILWTVIFCIFVLIEIFDVMASFLFPTFNIFRYFSVVLLLGTIPYLIVTRKMWMKTNEELKQNEQNLNNIFDTLDVAIWSHDLKSNTLLITSGIEKLYGYSSNDFNHDLQLWKKVIYPDDLPFVSEREQKVAKGEAVTNEYRIIRPDGEVRWILDRGFPTLDLQGKLEHFNSVLYDITERKMTEETIQRLAYHDSLTGLPNRNQFRNHLNKVLNRACTNKMLAVLFLDLDRFKIINDTKGHTVGDRILQNVANRLELAVREEGFVSRQGGDEFIILLDETDKEKAAIVAQRILYEFSKPLEVNNQEFFVTPSIGISLYPTDGKDEETLIKNADTAMYQAKERGKNNFQFYSSNLNGQSVRKMELENGLRKALENDQLTLHYQPQMSLVTGELVGIEALIRWQHPEHGFIAPSEFIPLAEETGLIVPIGKWVLWNACQQRKAWENAGLCDVPIAVNVSVRQFEDDHLIEYISTVLDEVGLNATQLELEITESIMQNLENSTIILNQLKELGVWLSIDDFGTGYSSLSYLKYLPIDKIKIDKSFVDDILYHSNQGVMVKTIIDMGLNLNFTVIAEGIETDEQLSFLKENACKVGQGYLFSKPLPAIEMQNFLINRKSGILL